The following are encoded in a window of Telmatobacter sp. DSM 110680 genomic DNA:
- the def gene encoding peptide deformylase produces MILKIVKYPEPVLSQPGEPVTEFDGELKKLVDDMFETMYASQGIGLAAPQVAVAKRVTVVDLSQGKDPAQKLVLVNPEVIFREGKQYEEEGCLSFPEIREKVQRANKVRIRAQDLRGKWFEMDGEELLSRAFQHEIDHLDGMLFIFRMSSLKRDLVLRKIRKMQREGTW; encoded by the coding sequence ATGATTTTGAAGATTGTGAAATATCCAGAGCCTGTGCTTTCGCAGCCCGGCGAACCGGTCACCGAGTTTGACGGCGAGTTGAAGAAACTAGTCGACGACATGTTTGAGACCATGTACGCCTCTCAGGGCATCGGTCTCGCAGCACCGCAGGTGGCCGTGGCCAAGCGGGTGACGGTGGTGGACCTTAGCCAGGGTAAGGATCCGGCGCAGAAACTGGTGCTCGTGAATCCCGAGGTCATCTTTCGCGAAGGAAAGCAATACGAAGAGGAAGGCTGCCTGAGTTTTCCTGAGATTCGTGAGAAGGTGCAGCGCGCCAACAAGGTTCGCATTCGCGCCCAGGACTTGAGGGGAAAGTGGTTTGAGATGGATGGAGAAGAACTGCTGTCGCGGGCGTTCCAGCACGAGATCGATCATCTTGACGGCATGCTGTTCATCTTTCGGATGAGTTCCCTCAAGCGCG